Within Felis catus isolate Fca126 chromosome A1, F.catus_Fca126_mat1.0, whole genome shotgun sequence, the genomic segment agattgtagGAATTAATTGCCTAAAATTACACAGCTGAAGTAATCTGTACCAGACATGCCTTTGCCTTTGTACTCTCCTTTATCCTGTATCTTGAGATCAATACTTGACTGCCTTGTGGACACATGTCACTTTTAGAGATGAGTGAGGAAACGGTATATTTATGAGGAACTATTTACACTATACCCACCattattagaataaatattacataatggACATCAGATTGCTGATTTCTCAATCTCTTCTGTTTACCTGACATGTGATTAATCTTGTCTCATTTCCATCAATACATGATTTTCTCTACACTTTGATAGAAATTTTATGCAAAAtttcatggaaaacaaaaaagaaccataAATAAAATCTCATTGACTTCTCAGAAATTTATGTCTTCCATGATCATAAAGTTTTTATGAATGGATAATCTACACTACGCATATGAGCTAACTAGTTTCTCTAACCTCATTATATGACTTGAGAAagttctcatatttttatttttttaatgtttatttatttttgagacagagacagagactgagcaggggaggggcagagaaagagggagacacagaatccgaaacaggctccaggctctgagctgtcagcacagagcctgacgccgggctggaacccacaaactgtgagatcctgacctgagctgaagtcggatgcttaactgactgagccacccaggtgccctgagaaaacTCTCATATTTTTAACATGTAACTTACTATGTCTGTGAACCACACATTCTTCATTAAcaacaaacttgaatttaaataaataaatttttaaatgaaaataattcatctAACATAAAATAATCATATCAAGATAAAACAATGCTTTAATATATCCagtctaaaaatgaaattatgaccAGAGAAACAATTGCCTCTTGCTTAGGCAATTTGGTAGAAGTGGTGACTTAGGGAAGGAAGTGCTTGATGTTTCTATAACACAATCACAGCCATTTGTCACTTCTTGTATTCCTTGCAGTAAACATTTATCATGGCATGGGAGAATCAGACCTTCAACTCAGACTTTATCCTGGTAGGAATCTTCAATGACAGCCCCACTCACATCTTCCTTTTCTCACTGGTCTTGGGCATCTTCACAGTGGCCTTCATGGGAAACACTGTTATGGTTCTCCTCATCTGCCTGGACAACCaactccacacccccatgtacttcctTCTCAGCCAACTCTCCCTCATGGACCTCATGCTCATCTGCACCACTGTACCCAAGATGGCCTTCAACTACTTGTCTGGCAGGAAGTCTATCTCTCTGGCTGGTTGTGGAGCCCAGATATTCTTATATGTGTCTCTGCTTGGAGCAGAATGTTTCCTGTTGGCTTCAATGGCTTATGACCGTTATGTTGCCATTTGCCACCCATTAAGATACTCAATTCTCATGAACCAGAAAATATGTGGTCTCATGGCAGCTTTTTCATGGATTCTTGGCTCACTTGATGGTATAATTGAAGCTGCAGTTGCATTGTCTTTTTCATATTGTGGTGCCCGAGAAATACCCCACTTTTTCTGTGATGTCCCTGCCCTTCTCACTCTCTCATGCACTAACACATTGTTATTTGAAAGGATGATATTTATATGCTGTATTATTATGCTTCTTTTCCCTGTAGCAGTAATCATTGCTTCTTATGTTCATGTTATTGTGGCTGTCATTCACATGGGATCTGGAGAGGGCCCACGTAAAGCTTTTGGCACCTGTTCTTCTCACCTCATGGTAGTAGGAATGTATTATGGAGCAGCCATGTTCATATACATGAGGCCCAGTTCAGATCGTACCCCCACCCAGGACAAATTCGTGTCTGTCTTCTACACTATCCTTACTCCCATGCTGAATCCTCTCATCTATAGCCTCCGCAACAAGGATGTGGCCAGAGCATTCATGAAAGTGTTAGGAAGGGGTAAGTCTGGAGAGCAAATTGCCTGATAATCTTTAcgctttgtttttttcccagtaCCTTCTTTGCTTTATGCTTAAATTTATGTATTCAATCAATCCAATTAAGTAACTAATATTTCCTGATCTTTGTAGATTTATAGGCAACAACAAAGattttagaaattgaaaaattgttttcattttttcttcaaatagtttacatttttatggTAGTTTGAAGCTATGGCTATAAGGAAATTATTAGTACAAAAAATCTGCAatttattccattgtattataccaatttaaaaattttttgccaTGACTACATCCCATTGTTTGGTTgcattgattaaaaatatttttttataacatGTCATAAGCTTAACCTTGgagaaaaaatgctttttatgaaATCCAAAAATCTTAATTTGGAgtgatcaatttttttaaaaaagtgaatgacGAAGCAATTTATGGGAATGAATATAAgattattatgtaaataaatttgtCATAACTGGATGGGAAATAAGGGGTATTGTATTGTGATATAGCCACATTGAGCTTTAATTGTTCTAGAAATTGTCCTTcttaggggcgcatgggtggcttggtcggttgagcgtccgactttggctcaggtcatgatctcacggtccgtgagttccagccccgcgtcgggctctgtgctgacagctcagagcctggagcctgtttcagattctgtgtctccctctctctctgcccctcccccgttcatgctctgtctctctctgtctcaaaaataaataaacattaaaaaaaattaaaaaaaaagaaattgtcctTCTTCGGGATAGTAGATAACTGGGGtgttaccatttattttattttcctatagaAATCAAACAGTCTTATACATGggaaactaaaatgtaaatatgaatcCTAAAACATGGTTTTTCTCATTCTTAgatattttcctctttatatgGATTGTGTACTGTTATTGTatgaaaacataataatttttgtttaatgaagaAGTATTGGTTTTCTTTAGGCTGCATATTTTCCTTAAATCTCATGTGTGACATCTCCAAATATAAGTTCATAAtgatatttatatctatctagatatatgtataaaatacgtATATGTAGATCATCAtttagatatagatgatatagatatataattctGGAGATTCTTGTGGCTTAAACAGAAAAATCTTTATACCGTAATATGAATATGAACTGTTTCATTAAAACTGTGTGGTAACATCCCCACTGTATAcaacaaattaacacaaatttaGCAGCTGTGAATAGCAACCGTTTATGTCAGAGTTTATATTTGTCAGAGTTTCCAGCGTGGCTAACATAGATATTCTGCTTCTGATATCAGAAAGTAAGATCCATGTGTTGGTTGGAGCTGCGGTTTTATCTGAAACTTAAGGTCACCTTCAAACCTCATGCGTTTGTTGaaatgagtaattttttaaataatatattgcttttatttttttaactttatttttttaatttacatgcaaattagctaccatatagtgcaacaatgatttcaggagtagattccttagtgccccttacccatttagcccatccctctcccacaatccctcccataaccctcagtttgttctctatatttatgagtctcttatattttgtccccctccctgtttttatattatttttgtttcacttccattattttcatatgttttgtctcttaaagtcttcatatgagtgaagtcatgagttttgtttttctctgactaatttcacttagcataataccctccagttccatccatgtatttgcaaatagcaagatttcactctttttgattcactccattatgtgtgtatgtgtgtgtatgtatatacatatatatatgtgtgtgtgcatatatatatatatatatcacttcttctttacccattcatccatcgatggacatttgggctctttccatactttggctattgttgatagtgctgctataaacatgggggtgcatgtgtcccttcgaaacagcacacctgtatcccatggataaatgcctagtagtgcaatggctgggtcgtagggtagttctatttttagttttttggggaacctccatacttttttcaagagtggctgcatcagcttgcattcccaccaacaatgcaaagagatcctctttctccacatcctcaccaacatctgttattgcctgagttgttaatgttagccattctgacaggggtaaggtggtatctcattgtggttttgatttgcatttctctgatgatgagtgatgttgagcattttttcatgtgtcgattggccatTTGGGTGTCTTCTTgttgaagtgtctattcatgttttgcccatttcttcactgaattatttgttttttgggtgttgagttttataagttctttatagattttggatactaacccttctgatgtgtcatttgcaaatatcttctcccattctgttggttgccttttagttttgctgattgttcccttcactgtgcagaagctttttgttttgatgaggtcccggtagttcattttttacttttgtttcccttgcctccggagacatgttgagtaagaagttgctgtggccaagatcaaagaggtttttgtgtgctttctcctcgaggattttgatgacttcctgtcttacatttaggtctttcatccattttgagtttattttgtgtatggtgtaagaaagtggtccaggttcatggttctgcatgtcgctgtccagttttcccagcaccatttgctgaacagactgtattttttccgttggatattctttcctgctttgtcaaagattagttggccatacgtttgtgggtcaatttctgagttctctattctattccattgatcagAGTGTCTTTtcttgtgccagaaccatactgtcttgatgattatagctttgtagtatagctggaagtctgggattgtgatgcctcttcctttcgttttctttttcaagattgttttgactattcagggtctcttctgattccatacaaattttaggattatttgttccagctctgtgaagaatgctagtgttactttgataggtattggattgaatatgtagatttctttgggtagtagcgacattttaataatatttgtttttcctatccaggagcatggaatattttccatttgtttgtgtcttcttcaatttctttcataagctttctatagttttcagtgtatagatttttcaccgctttggttggatttattcctaggtattttatggttttttgtgtaactgtaaatgggatcaattccttgatttgtctttctgtcacttcattgttggtgtgtacgaatgcaacctatttctatgcattgattttatatccctttactttgctgaattcattaatcatttctagctgtttttggtggaatattttgggttttctatacagagtatcatgtcacctgtgaagaatgaaagttggACCTGCTCCtcgctgatttggatgccttttatttccttgtgttgtctgattgcaaaggctacgacttccaatactatgttgaataacagtggtgagagtggatatccctgtcttgttcctgaccttagggggaaagttctaagttgttccccattgaggatgatattagcgttgggtcattcatatgtggcttttatgatctcgagttATGCTCCCTCTATCCctaatttcttgagggtttttataaagaaaggatggtgtattttgtcaaatgctttctctgcacctattgagtgaatcatatggttcttttatgtttcctttcttttaatgatatgatgaatcacattattgttttgcagatattgaaccagcccggcatcccaggtataaatcctgcttggtcgtggtgaataattttcttaatgtattcttggatcccgttggctaatatcttgttgagaatttttgcatccatggtcATCAAGGAAATGGGTCTATAGTTCtgctttttagtgtggtctctgtctggttttggaatcaggataatgctggcttcatagaaagagtttggaagttttccttccacttctggaacagtttttggaacagtttcaagagaataggtgttacaTCTTCTTAGTGTTTTGTAGAATTACCCTGGAAAgatatctggccctggactcttgttttttggcagatttttgattactaattcaatgtcgttactggttatgggtctgttcaaaatttctatttctttctgtttcagttttggtagtgtatatgtttctaggaattttttccatttcttccagattgcccattttattggcatataattgctcataatattctcttattattcaGTACTCACTCagaacatcaatggactcaatgttccaatcaaaagggTAACAGAATGtacaagaaaacaagatccatctatatgctgtttacaagagacccaatttagacctaaagacaccttcatattgaaaataaggggatggagaaccatctatcatgttaatggtcaacaaaagaaacccagagtagccatacttatatcagacaatctagactttaaaataaagactgtatcaagagatgcagaagggcattatatcataatcgaGGGGCCTACccaccaagaagagctaacaattgtaaacatttatgtgccaaatgtgagagcacccaaatatataagtcaagtaattacaaacataaagaaactcattgatagtaatacataatagtaggagatgtcaacaccccactcacaacaatggacagatcatctactcaaaaaatcaacaaggaaacaatggctttgaatgacacactggaccagatggacttaagagatgtattcagaacatttcatcttaaagaagcagaatatattcttctccagtgcacatggaacattctccagaatagaccatatactgggacacaaatcagccctaactccaaaaagatcaagatcatacagTGTGTATTTTCataccacaacactatgaaactcgaaatcaagcacaagaaaaaatttggaaaggtaacaaatatttggagactaaacaacatctaactaaagaatgaatggactaaccaagaagttaaagaggaaattaaaaagtatatggaagtcaatgaaaatgatagcaccacaacccaaaacctctgggatgcagcaaaggtggtcataagaggaaagtatatagcaatccatgccttcctaaagaaggaagaaagatctcagatacacaacctaaccttatgccttacggtgctggaaaaagaacagcaaataaaacacaaaaccagccgaagaaagaaataataaagattagagcagaaattaatgctatcaaaaccaaaacagcagaacagatcaatgaaaccagaagctggttctttgaaagaattaacaaaattgataagccactagccaatggatcaaaaagaaaaaagaaaatgacccaaataaatgaaataaagaatgaagGAGTAGAGATCACATCAAACACAGCAGAAATGAGTAATTTTTATAAAGCTGACTAacatatgtttgctttttttaacgtttatttatttttgagagaaagagagagagagagagagagcatgagaagatgagcagggcagagacagactgaaagggaatctcaagcaggctctgtgactgTGACAGAAATAGGACTCCATTctacgaaccctgagatcaagacctgagccgaaatcaagagtcaaacacaaGTGACTGAGCCATGATTGTGACCctctctgtatgtttttttttcatgagaacTTCTGTGATGTAATGCAAACATTAAGTTCTCTTCTGAAAAATGACAACTAGTTAATATAAGCCAATCAAAGTTCATCTTGTTTCAAATTGTTAAATTCTACTGATTTGTGATATTAATTATAGCTGCACAATTTActcttattttataatataacataataatgaGAATAACACCAGGGAATAGAGAAGATGGAGATGGTTTAGGATTTTTCTGCCAGACACATCCAGATTAATTGCATACTTATATtcacaaaagacataaaaataatatttcatttattaattctaccAGTAATCTGAGAGAAACTTGGTAATGCCCAAATGGTTGAGTGAATTAAGACAActtttggaaattatttaaattcataatATTTCTGCTTATTAGATTAAGAGAATTTATAGAATTGTATTATAGACTTATAATTTGTCCAGAGCACATGTAATGGGTAttctatttattataaaattttacacAATGAATAAAGACATAACATTGTCAATCTCGTAAACAATTATGGATGCTGTattcaataattttctttttcaattttcagttttaaataggATTAAAACAAATACTACACCTCTTGGATTCTCTGCAAAGCAAATAGATATGAAAATATTGGTGAGAGCAATAAAATAATATCcataatgaatttttattttaataaaagaaagtctACATTTTAACCAAAATTTCTTGTTCACAATattgtttgacatttttttttttttactgaaattcaATTCAAACATTAGTTAAACAAGTTGTTTTACATTTGGATGAaagtacatacatatgtgtgtgtgtatgtgcatataggTGCAAAATAGCTGTTAGTTGAAGCagtagagaaaaattttaaaatagttattttataaaaaaataatgaatttaatattggtaatataaaatttttgtatAGAGAAATTACTCAAGACTGAAATTATATCCTAAGCTCTTGATAGGGTGCTTCAAGGATAAAACTATTGCAAAACTAGAGGTCATTCATAGATTATTaggattaaaaatacattaagtcTGTATATAAAGAAAGCCTAAACCttcaatattctttaaaaaacaattagcaaggaaaataatatgattataaaTTTGCTTAAACTTCCTTAAGTTATGtgtgaaaaaaattcataagcttctatttgaatatataatataaaggaGATGATTTGGAGCAAGATGACTGAATAAGAAATTCCAGCTCTCATAATTTATGGATATAATAATTTTCACAATTATCCATGGATGGCAGTATCTTTGTGGGAACACAAGAGCCAGAGGAGGAATTTCAGAACACTGATCAAGCAAAGAATCCAAGAACAGACACATGGAAGAGGATGAGAAGAATGATAGCACTTTATTCATGACCTTCCCTAAGATATAGCTCAGCATAAAGAGACACACTTGCCTTGCAAATTATCCCAAGGGAGAAAATAAGAACAGAGTGAGGACCTGGCTTCCCCAGCCTCACAAGATATCTCCTAAGAAGTTCATATATATGTCTTGCCTTACCAGATTATTGCAATTTTAGGCCTAGATGAATAATCTGGAGGTGCTTGGAGTAGAGAAAAGGAGTGGGGGCTTACAGCAACCACCACACAGACCTCAAAAACCCGTTACAGATGCTGCTAACTGGCTTTGGGTCTTCACCCATGAACTTTGAAGGTTGACTCATTTGCAGCCTATCAATGAGCTGATGCATGCTCCAACCCTACACACACGCCCCCAATATGGTGCATGTTAACTTCCACAGATACAATGCAATTCCACAAATGGCATGCAGAGTTTATGCAATTCAACAGTGGCATACAAACCTCCTCAGACAGCACAAAGATTTCAGTGACCATCCTGACTCTGTGCAATTGAGAGAAGGTATGCAATCTTGAACTCTATAGGGCACTGCCCtgggaaaaataagtgaaaagatttCAGCACCCAGTCTGATATGAGATTCAGAAAGTGAAGATTGAGAGAATGAGATTGAGAGAAGGCACACAATTCTTGACTTATcccaagaataaaaagaagaatcaTGTAGGTGTATTTGTAGAAAATAACTGAGAGACGTTTTCCCTATCAGGGTTGACTGGTAAAGATCTTTAAATCTTCAAGCCACTCATCAAGGACTGGAGAAGGAGGCTACTTCTTTAAGTGTTAAGCAGTAATTCAAGAGTTTAAGGGCAATTAAGTACCATAAAACATAAGCCCACATAAGGAACAAAGTATTCCTTCCGTGGCTGTTTCCACAAAAATAAGGAACTGTGAATTGTCTGACGCACAATTCCAAATAATTATCTTACAAGGACATAGACAACTAAACATATAATCAAGACAAATTGCATGACCAAAATATAAAGTTCGATATAGGTAATTAaaccactgaaaacaaaaacaaaaacaaaattttggagCCGAAGAATACAATGACTGAACCAAAAACTAAATAGAGAACTTCTGAAGCTGAAACAACAAGCAGAAGataaaatatgcagccaataattctTTACTGAGCAAGAATTTTATCCAGGATAAGAGATATAAAGatagataaagagaaataaataatttcacagaCAAAACCAAAGGAGTTTATGACAACTAAACCAGCACAGCAAGATATATTAAaaaggactctttgagtggggaCAAAATACCTCAGCTCTTCTTTTTCCTAAATCAGCTCTCTATAGCTCCTACCTTCCAAGATGGGGCAGTTTTTTGACCCCTAGgtgtgtatttttattctctcagtcctcagatcaatttaCTGGGTGTTCaagatgttttaatatttatttcaaatatcagTTGGTTAAAATGGCAGAGGAGTAGGGAGTACGGAGACCCTAGGTTTGTCTCCTCACTCAAAAAAGCAGGCAGGGTACGctgagcagaaaatcaacaaggaaacaatggctttgaataaaaCACTGatccagatggatttaacagatacattcagaacatttcatcttaaagcaacagaatacacattatttccAAGTAtatatgaaacattctccaaaacaggtCACATCCtgtgtcacaaatcagccctcaatgggtacaaaaagattgagatcataacatgcatatttttggaccacaatgctatgaaatttgaagtcaaccacaagaaaaatattggaaagacc encodes:
- the LOC101100025 gene encoding LOW QUALITY PROTEIN: olfactory receptor 2M3 (The sequence of the model RefSeq protein was modified relative to this genomic sequence to represent the inferred CDS: deleted 1 base in 1 codon), producing the protein MAWENQTFNSDFILVGIFNDSPTHIFLFSLVLGIFTVAFMGNTVMVLLICLDNQLHTPMYFLLSQLSLMDLMLICTTVPKMAFNYLSGRKSISLAGCGAQIFLYVSLLGAECFLLASMAYDRYVAICHPLRYSILMNQKICGLMAAFSWILGSLDGIIEAAVALSFSYCGAREIPHFFCDVPALLTLSCTNTLLFERMIFICCIIMLLFPVAVIIASYVHVIVAVIHMGSGEGPRKAFGTCSSHLMVVGMYYGAAMFIYMRPSSDRTPTQDKFVSVFYTILTPMLNPLIYSLRNKDVARAFMKVLGRGKSESKLPDNLYALFFSQYLLCFMLKFMYSINPIK